A section of the Lepus europaeus isolate LE1 chromosome 10, mLepTim1.pri, whole genome shotgun sequence genome encodes:
- the LOC133768577 gene encoding lysozyme C-like: MKALLILGLLLLSYTVQGKIYERCELARTLKSLGLDGYKGVSLANWMCLTKWESSYNTQATNYNPGDQSTDYGIFQINSRYWCDDGKTPGAVNACHIPCSDLLKNDITQAVACAKRVVSDPQGVRAWMAWRSHCQNRDLTSYIQGCGV, from the exons ATGAAGGCACTTCTGATCCTGGGGCTTCTCCTCCTTTCCTACACTGTCCAGGGCAAGATCTATGAAAGGTGTGAGTTGGCCAGAACTCTGAAAAGTCTTGGACTGGATGGCTACAAGGGAGTCAGCTTGGCAAACT GGATGTGTTTGACCAAATGGGAGAGCAGTTATAACACACAAGCTACAAACTACAACCCTGGAGACCAAAGCACCGATTATGGAATATTTCAGATCAATAGCCGCTACTGGTGTGATGACGGCAAAACCCCAGGAGCAGTTAACGCCTGCCATATACCCTGCAGTG ATTTGTTGAAAAATGACATCACTCAAGCTGTAGCTTGCGCAAAGAGGGTCGTCAGCGATCCACAAGGCGTCAGAGCATg GATGGCGTGGAGAAGTCATTGTCAAAACCGAGATCTCACTTCGTATATTCAGGGCTGTGGAGTGTAA